A part of Roseofilum casamattae BLCC-M143 genomic DNA contains:
- the ftsH gene encoding ATP-dependent zinc metalloprotease FtsH — translation MSMKNKPKLPNPRQIGWALIGISGAIFIASYVLPRLNRPTRPTQPYSQFLAQVQDGEVAAVQIGSKEIRYFLKGEDSELGPLLITTPIFDPELVTRLEEGGVLFQAAPPPTNTWFAVLLNWVIPPMILVVAFRFFLNRGDSTLTMGKSKAKMYVEGKSEKITFADVAGVEEAKVELAEIVGFLKSPERFKKIGARIPKGVLLVGPPGTGKTLLAKAVAGEANVSFLSISASEFMELLVGTGAARVRDLFAQAKKKSPCIIFIDELDAIGKSRTGGGHSGSKEEQEQTLNQLLTEMDGFGVGDETVIILAATNRPEALDAALLRPGRFDRQVLVDRPDLAGRLTILEIYGNKVKLGLDVDLKAIATQTPGFAGADLANLINEAALLAARNNRDAVSQADIKEAIERVIAGLERKSRVLNDREKKRVAYHEVGHAVVGALMPGGRKVAKISIVPRGMSALGYTQNLPTEDRFLREEGELRDRIATLLGGRAAEELIFGTISDGAFDDLQRATGMAEQMVTSYGMSKVLGPLAYQQRSSSFLNNGGSIRRTVSDETAQTIDREIKAIVEHGYEQAFNILEYNQELVEQMTQELLKTEVLEGEPLQAWLEKVDSPLEQN, via the coding sequence ATGAGCATGAAGAATAAACCCAAATTACCCAATCCTCGACAAATTGGTTGGGCATTAATTGGGATTTCTGGGGCAATTTTTATTGCTAGCTATGTACTCCCTCGCTTAAATCGGCCGACGCGACCAACTCAACCTTACAGTCAGTTTCTTGCGCAAGTCCAAGATGGAGAGGTTGCGGCGGTACAAATTGGTTCTAAAGAAATTCGCTATTTCCTCAAAGGCGAAGATAGCGAACTCGGTCCTTTGCTCATTACAACACCCATTTTCGATCCAGAATTAGTGACTCGACTGGAAGAGGGTGGGGTATTATTCCAAGCGGCTCCACCACCCACGAATACCTGGTTTGCTGTTCTGTTGAATTGGGTGATTCCGCCAATGATTCTCGTCGTGGCCTTCCGGTTTTTCCTCAATCGTGGTGACTCTACTCTGACGATGGGTAAGAGTAAAGCAAAAATGTATGTAGAAGGTAAATCAGAAAAAATCACCTTTGCTGACGTAGCAGGAGTGGAAGAAGCAAAAGTTGAATTAGCCGAAATTGTCGGATTTCTGAAAAGTCCGGAACGGTTCAAAAAGATTGGAGCAAGAATTCCGAAAGGAGTGTTGTTGGTTGGTCCTCCGGGGACTGGGAAAACTCTATTAGCAAAAGCGGTTGCTGGAGAAGCAAATGTCTCATTTTTGAGCATTTCCGCCTCCGAGTTTATGGAATTATTGGTCGGCACTGGAGCAGCACGAGTGCGGGATTTATTTGCCCAAGCGAAAAAGAAATCTCCTTGTATTATCTTTATTGATGAGTTAGATGCAATCGGTAAATCCCGCACTGGAGGAGGACACAGTGGTTCAAAGGAAGAGCAGGAACAGACACTCAACCAGTTGCTGACGGAGATGGATGGTTTTGGTGTTGGGGATGAGACGGTGATTATTCTGGCGGCGACGAACCGTCCGGAAGCGCTGGATGCAGCACTGTTGCGTCCGGGACGCTTCGATCGCCAAGTCTTGGTAGACCGCCCGGATTTAGCAGGGCGCTTGACAATTTTGGAGATTTATGGTAATAAAGTCAAGCTGGGATTAGATGTTGACCTAAAAGCGATCGCCACCCAAACTCCCGGATTTGCCGGCGCCGACTTAGCCAACCTAATCAACGAAGCCGCCTTACTCGCCGCGCGGAATAACCGGGACGCCGTATCCCAAGCCGACATTAAAGAAGCGATCGAGCGCGTCATTGCCGGACTCGAGAGAAAGAGCCGAGTCCTCAACGATCGCGAGAAAAAACGAGTGGCCTACCACGAAGTCGGTCATGCGGTGGTCGGCGCTCTCATGCCTGGAGGTCGCAAAGTCGCCAAAATCTCTATCGTTCCTCGGGGAATGTCAGCATTGGGGTACACGCAGAACTTACCGACAGAAGACCGGTTCTTGCGGGAAGAAGGAGAACTGCGCGATCGCATTGCCACCCTATTAGGGGGACGAGCCGCAGAAGAATTAATCTTCGGTACCATCTCTGACGGCGCCTTTGATGACTTGCAACGGGCCACAGGCATGGCCGAACAAATGGTGACTAGCTATGGCATGAGTAAAGTGCTCGGCCCCTTAGCCTATCAACAGCGATCGAGTAGCTTTTTGAACAATGGCGGCAGCATCCGTCGCACGGTTAGCGATGAAACAGCGCAAACGATCGATCGCGAAATTAAGGCTATTGTCGAACATGGCTACGAGCAAGCTTTTAATATCCTCGAGTACAACCAGGAACTAGTGGAGCAAATGACCCAAGAACTTTTAAAGACCGAAGTTCTCGAAGGTGAACCCTTGCAAGCTTGGTTGGAAAAAGTAGACTCGCCACTGGAGCAAAATTAG
- a CDS encoding glycosyltransferase, protein MLRPSNIPQKRRHLQSSFIQWVRSLSAATGATLGLFVLAGALAVSWIAGVDPIVAGFEQLHLWQNTPHWLVQVPEINRSMLLAPLVALWLVAVGTIRLSPHPRLWSRTVIISITIGLMVRYLLWRSLTTLNFSDPLNGFFSLLLFALELFTIVLGSTQLWIALRMTDRRAEADGMSVAVLEGSYRPSVDILIPSYNEPASILQRTIIGCQAMDYPDKKVYLLDDTRRPEIEQLCQELGCEYMTRPNNDYAKAGNLNHAIAHTSGELIAFFDADFIPTKNFLNRTLGYFQDPSIGIVQTPQSFYNPDPIARNLGLENVLLPEEEFFYRQIQPSRDGLETTICAGTSFVARRNALEENNGFVTDALTEDYFTGINLMSKGYRIIYLDDKLSAGLSAQSIADHLAQRMRWCQGNIQGFFIASNPLTILGLTFRQRIANLEGLLYWFAHVANAGFLLMPLSYALFKTTPVQGTIPEILYFFLPYYWMQLTAFSWLNRRSRSMLLSSIYGFISCLPLSATIFKTVLDPFEKAFKVTPKGIIRHRFELNWSLAMPLLVLAIATITALYSNVTSLLRGDLDGIVGIGFGLFWTVYNLVILCVSLWVLWDAPQKHDYEWYEFQTPIQLSPATSKEENWLTGESICFAEVGMEVELARDLSSREIEQLQGADLNLVMDKYALNLKGQVARIETKNGKAIAHIDFLPYWQEQKRQIIEILYCRPGQWKMCKTPNEVMSLLWLVKAAIMPAFIFLKYRKVNLNFMRS, encoded by the coding sequence ATGCTCAGACCGAGTAATATTCCGCAAAAACGTCGGCATCTTCAGAGTTCCTTCATCCAATGGGTGAGATCCTTATCGGCTGCTACGGGAGCTACCTTGGGACTATTTGTCCTCGCTGGCGCTCTTGCTGTCAGTTGGATCGCAGGAGTCGATCCCATCGTTGCCGGGTTCGAGCAACTGCACCTCTGGCAAAATACGCCTCATTGGTTAGTGCAAGTACCGGAGATAAATCGCTCTATGTTGCTTGCTCCATTAGTCGCTCTCTGGTTAGTTGCTGTCGGAACCATTCGCCTGTCGCCGCACCCTCGTCTGTGGTCGCGGACGGTCATCATTAGTATTACGATCGGGTTAATGGTTCGCTATCTCTTGTGGCGATCGCTAACGACGCTGAATTTTTCCGATCCGCTCAACGGATTTTTCAGTCTTCTGCTGTTTGCCTTAGAGTTATTTACAATTGTACTCGGCTCGACGCAACTTTGGATTGCTCTAAGAATGACCGATCGCCGTGCGGAAGCCGATGGCATGTCTGTAGCCGTGCTGGAAGGAAGCTATCGTCCCTCTGTTGATATTTTAATTCCATCTTATAACGAACCGGCAAGTATTTTACAACGGACAATTATTGGTTGCCAAGCCATGGATTATCCCGATAAAAAAGTGTATTTGCTTGACGATACTCGCCGCCCCGAAATCGAACAACTCTGTCAGGAATTAGGGTGCGAATATATGACGCGACCTAATAACGATTATGCGAAAGCAGGAAACCTAAATCATGCGATCGCCCATACTTCTGGGGAATTAATTGCCTTCTTCGATGCGGACTTTATCCCCACCAAAAACTTCCTCAACCGCACCTTGGGCTACTTTCAAGATCCGAGTATTGGCATCGTGCAAACGCCGCAAAGCTTTTATAATCCCGATCCCATTGCACGTAACTTAGGATTAGAAAATGTCCTCTTACCGGAAGAAGAATTTTTCTATCGCCAAATTCAACCTTCCCGAGATGGCTTAGAAACGACAATCTGCGCCGGAACCTCTTTTGTTGCTCGTCGCAATGCCTTAGAAGAAAATAATGGGTTTGTTACTGATGCTCTGACGGAGGATTATTTTACTGGCATTAATTTGATGTCGAAAGGGTATCGAATTATTTATCTTGACGACAAGCTGAGTGCTGGTTTATCCGCCCAAAGCATCGCCGATCACTTAGCACAAAGAATGCGCTGGTGTCAAGGTAATATTCAAGGCTTTTTTATTGCTTCTAATCCCTTAACCATTCTCGGACTAACCTTTCGACAACGTATTGCGAACCTAGAGGGATTATTGTATTGGTTTGCTCATGTCGCTAATGCGGGTTTCCTGCTCATGCCATTAAGCTATGCCTTATTTAAAACCACTCCAGTTCAAGGCACTATCCCAGAAATTCTCTATTTCTTTCTCCCCTATTATTGGATGCAGCTAACCGCATTTTCTTGGTTGAATCGGCGATCGCGCTCCATGCTCCTCTCCAGCATTTACGGCTTTATTTCCTGCTTGCCTTTGTCTGCAACTATATTTAAAACCGTACTCGATCCATTTGAGAAGGCATTTAAAGTTACCCCGAAAGGAATTATTCGCCATCGCTTTGAACTCAATTGGTCGTTAGCGATGCCACTTTTGGTTTTAGCGATCGCAACCATTACCGCCTTATATTCTAATGTTACTTCTCTCCTGAGAGGAGACTTAGATGGTATTGTTGGAATTGGATTTGGCTTATTCTGGACTGTCTATAACCTAGTCATTTTATGCGTTAGTTTGTGGGTGCTTTGGGATGCCCCGCAAAAACACGATTATGAATGGTATGAGTTTCAAACTCCCATCCAGTTAAGTCCAGCGACTTCCAAAGAGGAAAACTGGTTAACTGGAGAAAGTATTTGTTTTGCCGAAGTTGGAATGGAAGTGGAACTGGCACGAGATTTATCATCTCGGGAAATAGAGCAGTTGCAAGGCGCCGATCTTAATTTGGTGATGGATAAATACGCTCTGAACTTGAAAGGGCAAGTCGCGCGAATTGAAACCAAAAATGGTAAAGCGATCGCGCATATCGATTTCTTACCTTATTGGCAGGAACAGAAACGGCAAATTATCGAGATTTTGTATTGCCGTCCCGGACAATGGAAAATGTGCAAGACGCCGAATGAGGTGATGTCGCTGCTTTGGTTGGTAAAAGCGGCAATTATGCCGGCATTTATCTTTTTGAAATATCGCAAAGTAAATCTAAACTTTATGCGTTCCTAG
- a CDS encoding DUF4079 domain-containing protein: MDDTEILLSLIHPTLAVAVVFPIIGIVVHLAWQTRQRRLQTAAGEKSKIPPISGPDHVRLGQWLTGSVTGVSLVALTYVLYVQKPRETAFENVFVALMLAATIACLVFLFRVSKRGSKLWRGIFATGAGMGVIILGGQPEVFRRGNEWFISHYYYGIAATLLMLFSLAVVQDIYRDRSGKWRLIHTILNCIAALLFIGQGFTGSRDLFEIGKYLG, from the coding sequence ATGGACGACACCGAAATTCTTCTGAGCTTAATCCATCCAACGTTAGCCGTAGCTGTCGTATTTCCCATTATTGGAATTGTGGTTCATTTAGCCTGGCAAACTCGCCAGCGACGACTGCAAACAGCAGCAGGAGAGAAAAGCAAAATTCCTCCAATTTCCGGGCCCGATCATGTCAGACTGGGACAATGGCTGACCGGTTCGGTCACCGGAGTCTCTCTGGTTGCCTTAACTTACGTTCTCTACGTGCAAAAACCCCGCGAGACTGCGTTCGAGAATGTCTTTGTCGCTCTCATGCTTGCTGCCACGATTGCTTGTTTAGTCTTTTTGTTTCGGGTAAGTAAACGAGGCTCGAAGCTGTGGCGCGGAATTTTTGCCACCGGTGCTGGCATGGGAGTGATTATTCTGGGCGGTCAACCCGAGGTATTTCGCCGGGGAAATGAGTGGTTTATTTCCCACTACTATTACGGTATTGCCGCCACCTTACTCATGCTTTTTTCCTTAGCCGTTGTCCAAGATATTTATCGCGATCGCTCTGGCAAATGGCGATTGATTCATACGATTCTCAATTGTATTGCCGCATTGCTCTTTATCGGTCAGGGTTTTACCGGCTCCCGCGACTTATTTGAAATTGGCAAATATCTGGGATAA
- a CDS encoding Uma2 family endonuclease, translating to MSAIASPVPESIATEDIDIIFPDGDLYSDELPVESDLHLRQIILLMQCLEQWWRDRQDFYTAGNLTIYYSPQQRKSEDFRGPDFFVVLGAERKPRKSWVVWEENGQYPNLIVEILSKKTANVDRGLKKDLYQTIFRTPEYFWFDPENLEFAGFVLMNGQYQPIVANDDGHLWSQQLELYLGVRDRQLRFFTSDGQLVPTPEEWGDRETERANQETERAERLAAKLRELNIDPDQL from the coding sequence ATGAGTGCGATAGCTTCTCCAGTACCCGAATCAATCGCCACCGAAGATATTGATATTATCTTCCCCGACGGCGACCTATACAGCGACGAACTCCCCGTGGAAAGCGATCTGCATCTGAGACAAATTATCCTGTTAATGCAATGCCTGGAACAATGGTGGCGCGATCGCCAAGACTTCTACACGGCTGGCAATCTCACTATTTATTACAGTCCCCAACAACGGAAGTCAGAAGATTTTCGCGGCCCCGATTTCTTTGTGGTGTTAGGAGCCGAGCGCAAACCACGGAAAAGTTGGGTGGTGTGGGAAGAAAACGGTCAATATCCCAACCTTATTGTCGAAATCTTATCTAAAAAAACGGCAAACGTAGACAGAGGCTTAAAAAAAGACCTCTATCAAACCATCTTTCGCACCCCCGAATATTTCTGGTTCGATCCGGAAAATTTAGAGTTTGCCGGATTTGTTCTGATGAACGGACAATACCAACCCATTGTTGCCAACGATGACGGGCATTTGTGGAGCCAACAACTGGAGTTATACTTGGGAGTGCGCGATCGCCAACTGCGCTTTTTTACCTCTGACGGTCAGTTAGTGCCAACTCCCGAAGAATGGGGCGATCGCGAAACGGAACGAGCTAACCAAGAAACCGAGCGAGCCGAGCGCCTAGCTGCCAAACTCCGGGAACTAAACATCGATCCCGACCAGCTCTAA
- the aroH gene encoding chorismate mutase produces the protein MGWQVRAIRGATTVEENTIEAIREAVTELLDELDRKNQLAPDRLISVTFSVTRDLDAIFPAAIARARPGWDRVPLLDVQQMHVEGALPRCIRFLIHASVPADHFVAYHPYLRGAKQLRPDLP, from the coding sequence GTGGGTTGGCAAGTCCGAGCGATTCGTGGAGCAACGACAGTTGAAGAAAACACCATTGAAGCCATCCGAGAGGCGGTGACTGAGTTACTCGACGAGCTAGACCGCAAAAACCAGCTCGCTCCCGATCGGTTGATTAGCGTGACGTTTTCGGTCACCCGCGACCTAGATGCCATTTTTCCAGCGGCGATCGCCCGAGCGCGACCGGGATGGGACCGAGTTCCCTTACTCGACGTACAGCAGATGCACGTGGAAGGCGCGCTCCCCCGTTGCATTCGCTTCCTAATCCATGCTTCAGTTCCCGCAGACCATTTTGTCGCCTATCATCCTTATCTTCGAGGCGCCAAGCAACTCAGGCCCGATCTACCCTAG
- the sppA gene encoding signal peptide peptidase SppA: MIWFFKSKARKQIARIEVSGAIGSGTRKRVLEALKTIEEKKFPALLLRIDSPGGTVGDSQEIYAALTRLRKKVKIVASFGNISASGGVYIGMGAEHIMANPGTITGSIGVILRGNNLERLLEKIGVSFKVVKSGPYKDILAFDRELTEAEQHILQQMIDTSYQQFVNTVAESRKLDVEAVREFADGRVFTGEQAVNLGLIDRLGTEEEARRWAAELAELDPEKAECRTIEEPKPLWSRILGGENRVKSGLPAAIDWLEFETSTNGLPLWLYRP; encoded by the coding sequence ATGATTTGGTTCTTTAAGTCAAAAGCACGGAAACAGATCGCTCGTATCGAAGTGAGCGGTGCGATCGGCTCTGGAACCAGAAAACGAGTTTTAGAAGCTCTGAAAACCATTGAAGAAAAGAAATTTCCAGCTCTGCTCCTGCGGATTGACTCTCCTGGAGGAACCGTCGGAGATTCCCAAGAAATTTATGCAGCTCTGACTCGCTTGCGGAAGAAAGTGAAAATTGTTGCCAGTTTCGGCAATATTTCCGCCTCTGGAGGGGTCTACATCGGGATGGGTGCCGAGCATATTATGGCCAACCCCGGAACCATTACCGGAAGTATTGGCGTTATCCTGCGCGGGAATAACTTAGAACGCCTGCTGGAGAAAATAGGCGTATCCTTCAAAGTGGTTAAATCCGGCCCTTATAAAGATATCCTGGCTTTCGATCGCGAACTCACCGAAGCCGAGCAGCATATTTTGCAACAAATGATCGACACCAGCTACCAGCAGTTCGTCAACACGGTGGCCGAATCGCGCAAACTCGACGTGGAAGCCGTCCGCGAATTTGCCGACGGTCGCGTCTTTACTGGGGAACAGGCTGTAAACTTAGGCTTGATCGATCGCCTGGGAACCGAAGAAGAGGCGCGCCGTTGGGCTGCCGAACTGGCCGAACTCGATCCGGAAAAAGCCGAATGTCGCACCATTGAAGAACCCAAACCCCTATGGAGCCGTATCCTTGGGGGCGAGAATCGGGTAAAATCGGGATTACCGGCAGCGATTGACTGGCTAGAATTTGAAACGTCCACCAATGGCTTGCCGTTATGGTTGTATCGGCCCTGA
- a CDS encoding DMT family transporter, which translates to MQTQPKEIQSDLQAPVTIPSSFPSARFSLLSIAPFFLWGTAMVAMKGVMTDTTPFFIAGIRLAPAGVLILLAGWWMQRPQPQGWKAWFSIAIFALVDGTLFQGFLAQGLVRTDAGLGSVTIDSQPLAVALLAWWLFDEHIGVWGILGLILGIVGISFTGLPSEWILQGFPALETLSWEAVLEHGQGLMLFAALSMAVGTVLIRYVSRYADPVMATGWHMILGGLPLFFGSGLWEAHQWDNVSWSGWLAIAYATIFGSAIAYGLFFYFASSGNLTSLSSLTFLTPVFALLFGHLLLHEILSPLQWIGVCLTLVSIYLVNQRDVLAARLSINLWSNLWKRRLNRL; encoded by the coding sequence ATGCAAACACAACCCAAAGAAATCCAATCCGATCTTCAAGCTCCAGTCACCATCCCATCGAGTTTCCCGTCTGCTCGGTTTTCTCTCTTATCGATCGCGCCGTTTTTCCTCTGGGGAACTGCCATGGTGGCGATGAAAGGAGTCATGACCGATACAACCCCTTTCTTTATAGCAGGAATTCGCCTGGCTCCAGCAGGAGTGCTTATTCTGCTTGCCGGTTGGTGGATGCAACGGCCGCAACCTCAAGGTTGGAAGGCATGGTTCTCGATTGCGATCTTCGCTCTGGTAGATGGCACGTTATTCCAAGGCTTTTTAGCCCAAGGCTTAGTCAGAACCGATGCGGGATTGGGTTCGGTCACGATCGACTCTCAACCTTTAGCCGTTGCTCTACTCGCTTGGTGGTTGTTTGACGAGCATATTGGAGTCTGGGGGATTTTGGGATTAATTCTGGGTATTGTCGGGATTAGTTTCACGGGATTGCCGAGTGAGTGGATTTTACAAGGATTTCCTGCTCTAGAGACTCTCAGTTGGGAAGCGGTATTGGAACACGGTCAAGGATTGATGTTGTTTGCGGCACTATCGATGGCAGTGGGTACGGTGTTAATCCGCTACGTGAGTCGTTATGCCGATCCGGTGATGGCAACGGGATGGCATATGATTTTGGGAGGATTGCCGTTGTTTTTCGGTTCCGGGTTGTGGGAAGCCCATCAATGGGATAACGTCAGTTGGAGCGGTTGGCTGGCGATCGCCTATGCGACAATCTTTGGGAGCGCGATCGCTTACGGACTCTTCTTTTATTTCGCCTCGTCGGGCAATCTCACCAGTCTCAGCTCGCTCACCTTTTTAACCCCAGTCTTTGCCCTCCTCTTCGGTCATCTACTTCTCCACGAAATACTCTCGCCGTTGCAGTGGATAGGAGTGTGCCTCACCTTAGTCAGCATTTATTTAGTCAATCAACGAGACGTATTAGCAGCTAGATTAAGCATTAATCTCTGGAGCAATCTCTGGAAGAGGCGACTGAATAGACTTTGA
- the bchI gene encoding magnesium chelatase ATPase subunit I gives MSSAVAPQPNSSAPSTASEVPQRRSVFPFTAIVGQEEMKLALLLNVIDPTIGGVMIMGDRGTGKSTTIRALADLLPEIEVVADDAFNSDPRDPELMSDDVRERCDRQEELPVVRRKVMMIDLPLGATEDRVCGTIDIEKALSEGVKAFEPGLLAKANRGILYVDEVNLLDDHLVDVLLDSAASGWNTVEREGISIRHPARFVLVGSGNPEEGELRPQLLDRFGMHAEIRTVKDPELRVKIVEERSGFDRNPQSFLQHHQGEQEALQQKLVLAQERLSSVTVDYELRVQISQVCSELDVDGLRGDIVTNRAAKAIAAFDGRTEVTVEDIQQVVTLCLRHRLRKDPLESIDSGYKVQKVFCRVFGLAEPE, from the coding sequence ATGAGTTCAGCCGTCGCACCTCAACCGAATTCTAGCGCTCCATCCACCGCATCTGAGGTGCCGCAGCGCCGTTCGGTATTTCCGTTTACAGCTATTGTCGGCCAAGAAGAGATGAAACTGGCCTTGCTGCTCAACGTCATCGATCCGACAATCGGAGGGGTAATGATTATGGGCGATCGCGGAACTGGAAAGTCCACTACCATCCGCGCTTTAGCCGACTTGTTGCCAGAAATTGAAGTGGTTGCAGACGATGCGTTCAACAGCGACCCCCGCGACCCAGAATTAATGAGCGATGACGTTCGGGAACGATGCGATCGCCAAGAAGAACTGCCCGTGGTTCGTCGGAAAGTAATGATGATCGATCTTCCCCTCGGCGCAACGGAAGACCGAGTCTGCGGAACCATCGACATTGAAAAAGCCCTGTCCGAAGGAGTGAAAGCCTTTGAACCCGGCTTGCTGGCCAAAGCCAATCGCGGTATCCTCTACGTGGATGAGGTGAACCTGCTCGACGACCACCTCGTTGATGTCTTGCTCGACTCCGCTGCTAGCGGTTGGAATACGGTAGAGCGAGAAGGGATTTCTATCCGCCACCCAGCTCGCTTCGTTTTAGTGGGTTCGGGAAACCCAGAAGAAGGAGAACTGCGCCCGCAACTGCTCGATCGCTTCGGAATGCACGCCGAGATCCGCACGGTGAAAGACCCGGAACTGCGGGTGAAAATTGTGGAAGAGCGCTCTGGTTTTGACCGCAATCCCCAATCCTTTTTACAGCATCATCAAGGGGAACAAGAAGCCTTGCAACAAAAGTTAGTCCTAGCTCAAGAGCGCTTATCTTCGGTAACCGTTGATTACGAACTGCGGGTACAAATTTCGCAAGTTTGCTCCGAGCTGGATGTGGATGGGTTGCGCGGCGATATTGTCACCAACCGCGCGGCAAAGGCGATCGCCGCATTCGACGGCCGGACTGAGGTCACTGTTGAGGATATCCAGCAAGTCGTGACTCTCTGCTTGCGCCACCGCCTGCGCAAAGATCCCTTAGAATCCATTGATTCTGGATATAAAGTCCAGAAGGTCTTCTGTCGCGTCTTTGGCTTAGCCGAACCCGAGTAG
- a CDS encoding single-stranded DNA-binding protein, translating to MNSCILMCQIIQDPQLRYTPDETAVAEMLVQFAATKAEDPPHTLKAVAWGNLGEDVSRTYHQGDRIIIQGSLRMSTFDRPEGFKEKRAELNISRIYHVDGEPVATRPLSQQVPVAATASAPLPTYERPSNETTPAYSPSTTTTPPVTTPPIIQPLEEDEIPF from the coding sequence ATGAACAGTTGTATCTTAATGTGCCAAATTATCCAAGACCCTCAACTGCGCTACACGCCAGATGAGACAGCCGTCGCGGAGATGCTCGTCCAGTTTGCGGCAACCAAAGCCGAAGATCCTCCCCATACCCTAAAAGCAGTCGCTTGGGGAAACTTAGGCGAAGATGTGTCTCGTACCTACCATCAAGGCGATCGCATTATTATTCAAGGTAGCCTGAGAATGAGCACATTCGATCGCCCGGAAGGATTTAAAGAGAAGCGCGCCGAATTAAATATCTCTCGTATCTATCACGTCGATGGAGAACCCGTCGCTACCCGTCCTTTATCCCAACAAGTTCCGGTCGCAGCAACGGCTTCAGCTCCTCTTCCTACTTACGAGCGACCTTCAAACGAGACGACTCCAGCATACTCCCCTTCTACCACAACCACTCCCCCCGTCACCACTCCTCCCATCATTCAACCCTTAGAAGAAGATGAAATTCCGTTCTAA
- the xth gene encoding exodeoxyribonuclease III, with product MKIATWNVNSIRTRLDIVCNWLKENPVDILGLQETKVVDAQFPRSPLEELGYHVYISGQKAYNGVALLSREPLSDVSMGFAPVLGSERVGIFDDQKRLITGVLDGIRIITVYVPNGSDYLSDKYHYKLDWLVLLQEYLQILLSQHAEGLCINGDFNIVPEDRDVYFEVPENSQKTGTTPKEREALQSILQLGLTDAFRQFNEDEGQYSWWDYRQNSFKRGRGWRIDHHYLSEPLRDRAKSCIIDVAPRHLTRPSDHTPVIVEF from the coding sequence ATGAAAATAGCAACTTGGAACGTTAACTCAATTCGCACTCGGCTCGACATTGTCTGCAACTGGCTCAAAGAAAACCCAGTGGATATTTTGGGTTTGCAAGAGACGAAAGTCGTTGATGCTCAATTTCCGCGATCGCCTTTAGAAGAATTAGGATATCATGTCTATATTTCCGGACAAAAAGCCTACAATGGAGTCGCCCTTCTCTCGCGCGAACCTCTATCGGATGTCAGTATGGGTTTTGCGCCGGTTCTCGGAAGCGAACGAGTCGGCATTTTTGACGACCAAAAACGATTAATTACCGGAGTTTTAGACGGCATTCGCATCATCACCGTTTATGTGCCCAACGGTTCCGATTATCTCAGCGATAAATATCACTATAAACTCGATTGGCTGGTCTTGCTGCAAGAGTATCTGCAAATCTTGTTATCTCAACATGCAGAAGGACTCTGCATCAACGGCGACTTTAACATTGTCCCGGAAGATCGAGATGTCTATTTTGAGGTTCCCGAGAATAGCCAAAAAACCGGGACAACCCCGAAAGAACGAGAAGCCTTGCAGAGCATTCTACAACTTGGGTTAACCGATGCCTTCCGTCAGTTTAACGAAGACGAAGGCCAATACAGTTGGTGGGACTATCGGCAAAACTCCTTTAAGCGCGGACGGGGATGGCGCATCGACCATCATTATCTCTCCGAACCACTCCGCGATCGCGCCAAATCTTGCATCATTGATGTAGCTCCCCGACACCTCACTCGTCCCAGCGACCATACCCCCGTTATCGTCGAATTCTAA